Below is a genomic region from Enoplosus armatus isolate fEnoArm2 chromosome 10, fEnoArm2.hap1, whole genome shotgun sequence.
TTGAGGAACAGTCCTACAGCGCatatgtgactgaaaataacaaacctgGCTCCACGTTATGTTCCGTTACTGCTCGAGACCCCGACTGGAGACAAAACGGTACAGTGATTTATTCTCTGTTACCCGGTGAGGTGAACGGTGCCCCGGTGTCCTCCTATCTATCTGTTAACGGAGACACGGGGGTGATCCACGCTGTGAGGTCGTTTGATTATGAACAGTTCAGGAGTTTCAAAGTCCACGTGATGGCCAGAGACAACGGTTCTCCTCCGCTCAGCAGCAACGTGACCGTCAGTGTGTTCATATCGGACGTGAACGACAACTCTCCTCAGATACTGTACCCCGCCCCGGAGGGCAACTCCTTCATGACCGAGCTGGTCCCCAAAGCTGCACACGGAGGCTCTCTGGTGTCCAAAGTGATAGCGGTGGACTCGGACTCCGGACAGAACGCCTGGCTGTCCTATCATATAGTGAAATCCACTGATCCGGGACTTTTCACTATCGGTCTCCACAGCGGAGAGATCCGGACACAGCGGGACATTTCTGAGTctgacagcatgaaacagaACCTTATTGTGGCAGTGAAAGATAACGgacagccctctctctctgccacctgttccatgtatttacttatttctgATAACTTGGCTGAGGTGCCAGAACTGAAGGATATTTCTTATGACGAGAAGAACTCCAAGCTGACCTCTTATCTGATCATCGCACTGGTTGCTGTGTCCACGTTCTTtctgaccttcatcatcatcatcctgggtGTGAGGTTTTGTCGCAGGAGAAAGCCCAGACTGTTGTTTGATGGAGCAGTCGCCATCCCCAGCGCTTATCTGCCTCCTAATTACGCAGATGTTGACGGCACAGGAACTTTACGCAGCACTTACAATTATGACGCCTACCTGACAACAGGGTCTAGAACCAGTGACTTTAAGTTTGTCAGTTCTTACAATGACAACACGCTGCCTGCTGACCAGACAATAACAAAATGTCCAGCAGACTTTCTTGAGGCTTTTGGCGACTCTGACGATTCTCCCCAGGTAAGAATTCCTGAGTTCATTATTTGACTCCCTTTGGATTTAAAAGGCTACACTCAACCCGTGActgcaaagcaaaaacaatgtGCGAGTGTTTGTGCCGTTATATCACATTTGGACACGTATTTGATGTATTTGAACGTTTCTGGAACTAATAGTAGACTACAGTATCCCTAGTTTATTCAAACTGAGTGTAAACTTCGACCAACACCAGTCTGTTTTTTCTCAGGAGGTGAGTTCTGCCACCGGAGCAGTCGGGTGATTGGTCTGTTATTTTTGCCTGTCTTTATTTGGAAATGTTATTGATTTAACTGGCCGTCCCGTTCCGTGGCTCATGACGAAGCAACAACTTCTTTTAGAAACCAAAcgttatgtttttttctgaaagtgtttttaaaagcagacGCTGAGTGCCCTTCTGCTTTAggctctgtccatggtgctaaAACATGGAAGGTTGCCACACGCAACACAGTTTAAAGGCATGTACGCCGATATCAGTTATTATTTTAAGACGCACATGTCATTAAACCGTTGTTAAAACGCAGAAGAACAATATTACCAGTTTGCATGTTGATATTGAAACGTGCGTCCTGTTGTTGTCTGTATGCGTGTCAATCAATGCAACATGCTTGCAACTTTTACTGTTACGTCTTGCCATTCGTTTAGAAACTGCATAAAATTGGTCTCGACACTATTTAATGCCAGCAAAAAACATGGCGATATCTTCTGGCTATATGCCTATTATTTTATCACATGCTCTATCTCAAATGAACACACTGTGTCGCTGTCTACCAGTTCTCCTGGAAATATGGCATTGCCGTGTAACATAACGTCTCCACCCATTGTCCCTGAGCTTTGTGTCTCCAGTTATGTTGCGGCTGTGAAACGAGCCGGGGGATCGCGTTGCAGATTTCTGTCTTTGAATTTGTCAGATTTAGTCCACCTTACACGTATTCGCAAGTGGaactaaacacattttgaatattttgtctTTGCTGCGGATGTTTGCCATTTCGAATAATGGAACACAAAGGATTTTCAAAACCTGGCCTGGTTACCCACTTCGTCGTCTGTCTCTTTGCGCTGCAAGCAGTATGTGCTGAGGTGAGCTATTCTATcccagaggagatgaaagcaggAACTGTCATTGGAAATATAGCCAAAGATCTTGATCTGGATATACCTACCCTGTCAACTCGCAAGGCCCGAATTGATTCCGAAGGGAACAACGACCGTTTTTGTGTCATCAGTTTGAAAACCGGGGATCTAAGTGTTGCAGAGCGGCTTGACAGAGAGAGCCTTTGTGGAGCAAAACCATCCTGCATTTTAATCCTGGAACTTGTACTGGAGAATCCGTTGGAATTACATCGTATAAATCTACACGTCCAAGATATTAATGACAACTCTCCGCAATTCAAAAGGGATTTAATTAGAATGGAAATAAGCGAATCCGCAGAAAAGGGTACTCGTTTCTTAATAGAGGAAGCACATGACGCGGATATAGGTCAAAATTCTGTTCAGAGGTACAGCCTTCAAAAGaatgaacattttattctaaTGATTGATGCTAACAAAGTTGAACTTGTTCTGGAGAATAAACTTGATAGAGAGACACAACGAGAGATTGATTTGCCTCTAACAGCTGTTGATGGTGGTTCTCCACAAAGATCAGGTACTGTAATGATACACGTCACTGTACTGGATGCTAATGATAACGCCCCAGTATTTAGCCAGACCGTTTATAAAGCCAGTCTGCCTGAAAACTCTCCTCTTGACACTGTAGTGGTTACGGTAAGTGCTACTGATGCAGATGATGGGGTGAATGGCGAGGTAACATATGACTTTGGTCATGTTTCGGAGACAGATGAAAAACTGTTTTCTATTGATGCTAAAACTGGAGAAATAAGAGTAATTGGTACCATGGACTTTGAGAAGAAAAATTCATTTGAACTGCGAGTTATGGCAAAAGATGGACTGGGATTAAGTTCTTACGCTAAGGTTTACATAGACCTAACTGATGTAAATGATAACGCACCAGTGATATATCTGAAATCACTGAGTAACCCCATACCTGAGAACGTGTCACCTGGTACAGAGGTGGGCATCATTAACGTGCAGGACAGAGACTCTGAGACTAACAGACAGGTCCGCTGCTCCATTCAGCAAAACGTCCCCTTTAAGTTGGTTCCTTCTATTAAAAACTATTATTCTCTGGTGACCACAGGACAACTGGACCGTGAACTAGTGTCTGATTACAACGTTACAATCACTGCCACTGACGAGGgctctccacctctgtcctcctctaaaACTGTTGAGTTATCTGTAGCAGACATCAACGACAACCCGCCTGTGTTTGAGGAACAGTCCTACAGCGCatatgtgactgaaaataacaaacctgGCTCCACGTTATGTTCCGTTACTGCTCGAGACCCCGACTGGAGACAAAACGGTACAGTGATTTATTCTCTGTTACCCGGTGAGGTGAACGGTGCCCCGGTGTCCTCCTATCTATCTGTCAACGGAGACACGGGGGTGATCCACGCTGTGAGGTCGTTTGATTATGAACAGTTCAGGAGTTTTAAAGTCCACGTGATGGCCAGAGACAACGGTTCTCCTCCGCTCAGCAGCAACGTGACCGTCAGTGTGTTCATATCGGACGTGAACGACAACTCTCCTCAGATACTGTACCCCGCCCCGGAGGGCAACTCCTTCATGACCGAGCTGGTCCCCAAAGCTGCACACGGAGGCTCTCTGGTGTCCAAAGTGATAGCGGTGGACTCGGACTCCGGACAGAACGCCTGGCTGTCCTATCATATAGTGAAGTCCACTGATCCGGGACTTTTCACTATCGGTCTCCACAGCGGAGAGATCCGGACACAGCGGGACATTTCTGAGTctgacagcatgaaacagaACCTTATTGTGGCAGTGAAAGATAACGgacagccctctctctctgccacctgttccatgtatttacttatttctgATAACTTGGCTGAGGTGCCCGAACTGAAGGATATTTCTTATGACGAGAAGAACTCCAAGCTGACTTCTTATCTGATCATCGCACTGGTTGCTGTGTCCACGTTCTTtctgaccttcatcatcatcatcctgggtGTGAGGTTTTGTCGCAGGAGAAAGCCCAGACTGTTGTTTGATGGAGCAGTCGCCATCCCCAGCGCTTATCTGCCTCCTAATTACGCAGATGTTGACGGCACAGGAACTTTACGCAGCACTTACAATTATGACGCCTACCTGACAACAGGGTCTAGAACCAGTGACTTTAAGTTCGTGACGTCTTACAATGACAACACGCTGCCTGCTGACCAGACTCTGAGGAAGAGTCCAAGTGACTTCGCTGAGGTGTTTGGAGATTGTGATGCTTCTCCTGAGGTAGGCAAACGTCTCATATCATTTGTCAAATGTCGGGGGACATAAGTCCTTCTTAATAAGACATTCCTCACGTTTGTTTTGATCATTGACGTTTTTCTTAGCCTCGtgagtttttttcccttctAATTAGACAGAGACATATAGACATATACTTGTAGGGTCTTGGCCTTAACCACCTTTTCTTCCCACCATAACCACAcatacacgaacacacacacattttctttatgcCCGAGCTGTAAATTCTTTGGTCGAGTAATCAAAAAATATTTGACACTATTGTCgttgttttttcttgtaatCCTACTGTCTCTCTTGCTGCAAAGTTGCTATCTTTCAGTGAAAACCCTTTTGATTTTCAATCATCGCttctctgtccatggtgctgaactCAGTTTTTTCTGCGGCTGCATTTTTCACAACAAAATTTCCTCAGTTTTCCATATTTGTTTGTCACTCAAAACATATATTGACTTTGCTGTatcatgtaaaacacatttatttacttgtgattgattaatttctttcttttttactcttATATAAGGTGAGCTATTTATATGTTGGTTTATAGTTTTAATAAGGCAATCCTAAACTTTCTCGCATTAGTTTCGTTTTAGTATATATGTAGTTCTCTTTGAAGATTTCTCTCTTAACCCCGTTCAAAGAAAATCCTACATCCCAGTGTTATATCTCACAAAATACTCAAGGTGTCAGTGTGCACTAATAAACAAGATTGCACGTTCACTCTCCACCCTTTTACGTCGACAGATGTAAAGCCAGAATCGAGCATTTTGCAGCACTCGACTTAAACCGCTTGGTATTATGACTGCAATTACACGAGGGTTTGAATATCCATAGAAATCACGAATGAATCGTTGatattttttttgaaaacttaAATAGTAGTTGCGTTTTGTTTCATCGTAATAATGGGACACAACAGATTGGCTCTTCACTACTACGGACTTGCTATTATTTCCCTTGCCCTCCTCCCCGTTAATGGAGACGTGAGCTACTCTATCCCGGAGGAGATGAAACGTGGATCTGTAATTGGAAATATCGCTAAGGATCTGGGACTTGATTTGGACAGACTGTCCGCTCGCAAGGCCCGTATTGATACTGAGGATAACAGTGTTAAATACTGCGGCGTGAATCTCAACACAGGAGACTTGACCGTACAAGAAAGGATTGACAGAGAAGGGCTTTGTGCGAAAAAGGCCTCATGTGTTGTAAAACAGGAACTCGTGCTGGAAAATCCTTTGGAACTGCACCGTATTAGTATCCGAGTTCAAGATATTAACGACAATTCACCGCAGTTTAAAGAGGAGTCACTGAAAATTGAAATTAGGGAATCGGCTGTAAAGGGTGCACGTTTTCTGCTTGGAGAAGCGCACGATGGAGACATTGGAGAAAACGCTGTTCAGGGCTACTCACTTCAGCAGAATGATCacttcaaattaaatgtaaacacGAAAGCAGGTGGACGAAAGTACTGCGAATTAATCTTAGACAAAGAGTtagacagagaggacaaaaaggaGATCATGTTATTACTTACCGCTTTCGATGGCGGCTCTCCTCAGAGATCAGGCACTGTAGTCATACACGTCAGTGTCCTGGATGCTAATGATAATGTACCAGTGTTTAGCCAGACTGTCTATCAAGCTAGTCTGCCTGAAAACTCTCCTCTGGATACATTGGTGATCACAGTGAGTGCAACTGACGGAGACGAAGGTTTAAATAGCGAAATTACCTATGGATTTGATCACGTTTCAGATGAAAATAGCAACGTGTTTTCTTTACACCCTAAAACGGGTGAGGTGAGAGTAGCTGGAGCTATTGATTATGAGAAAGTATCATCCTATGAAATGCAGATAAGCGCTAAAGATGGTCTGGGATTAGTTTCATATGCAACCCTACTTATTGACATTACTGATATAAATGATAACGCACCGGTGATATATCTGAAGTCACTCACCAGCCCCATACCTGAGAACGTGGCACCTGGTACAGAGGTGGGCATCATTAACGTGCAGGACAGAGACTCTGAGACTAACAGACAGGTCCGCTGCTCCATTCAGCAAAACGTCCCCTTTAAGTTGGTTCCTTCTATTAAAAACTATTATTCTCTGGTGACCACAGGACAACTGGACCGTGAACTAGTGTCTGATTACAACGTTACAATCACTGCCACTGACGAGGgctctccacctctgtcctcctctaaaACTGTTGAGTTATCTGTAGCAGACATCAACGACAACCCGCCTGTGTTTGAGGAACAGTCCTACAGCGCatatg
It encodes:
- the LOC139291761 gene encoding uncharacterized protein — translated: MEHKGFSKPGLVTHFVVCLFALQAVCAEVSYSIPEEMKAGTVIGNIAKDLDLDIPTLSTRKARIDSEGNNDRFCVISLKTGDLSVAERLDRESLCGAKPSCILILELVLENPLELHRINLHVQDINDNSPQFKRDLIRMEISESAEKGTRFLIEEAHDADIGQNSVQRYSLQKNEHFILMIDANKVELVLENKLDRETQREIDLPLTAVDGGSPQRSGTVMIHVTVLDANDNAPVFSQTVYKASLPENSPLDTVVVTVSATDADDGVNGEVTYDFGHVSETDEKLFSIDAKTGEIRVIGTMDFEKKNSFELRVMAKDGLGLSSYAKVYIDLTDVNDNAPVIYLKSLSNPIPENVSPGTEVGIINVQDRDSETNRQVRCSIQQNVPFKLVPSIKNYYSLVTTGQLDRELVSDYNVTITATDEGSPPLSSSKTVELSVADINDNPPVFEEQSYSAYVTENNKPGSTLCSVTARDPDWRQNGTVIYSLLPGEVNGAPVSSYLSVNGDTGVIHAVRSFDYEQFRSFKVHVMARDNGSPPLSSNVTVSVFISDVNDNSPQILYPAPEGNSFMTELVPKAAHGGSLVSKVIAVDSDSGQNAWLSYHIVKSTDPGLFTIGLHSGEIRTQRDISESDSMKQNLIVAVKDNGQPSLSATCSMYLLISDNLAEVPELKDISYDEKNSKLTSYLIIALVAVSTFFLTFIIIILGVRFCRRRKPRLLFDGAVAIPSAYLPPNYADVDGTGTLRSTYNYDAYLTTGSRTSDFKFVTSYNDNTLPADQTLRKSPSDFAEVFGDCDASPEPLAFCFIVIMGHNRYGDVSYSIPEEMKRGSVIGNIAKDLGLDLDRLSARKARIDTEDNSVKYCGVNLNTGDLTVQERIDREGLCAKKASCVVKQELVLENPLELHRISIRVQDINDNSPQFKEESLKIEIRESAVKGARFLLGEAHDGDIGENAVQGYSLQQNDHFKLNVNTKAGGRKYCELILDKELDREDKKEIMLLLTAFDGGSPQRSGTVVIHVSVLDANDNVPVFSQTVYQASLPENSPLDTLVITVSATDGDEGLNSEITYGFDHVSDENSNVFSLHPKTGEVRVAGAIDYEKVSSYEMQISAKDGLGLVSYATLLIDITDINDNAPVIYLKSLTSPIPENVAPGTEVGIINVQDRDSETNRQVRCSIQQNVPFKLVPSIKNYYSLVTTGQLDRELVSDYNVTITATDEGSPPLSSSKTVELSVADINDNPPVFEEQSYSAYVTENNKPGSTLCSVTARDPDWRQNGTVIYSLLPGEVNGAPVSSYLSVNGDTGVIHAVRSFDYEQFRSFKVHVMARDNGSPPLSSNVTVSVFISDVNDNSPQILYPAPEGNSFMTELVPKAAHGGSLVSKVIAVDSDSGQNAWLSYHIVKSTDPGLFTIGLHSGEIRTQRDISESDSMKQNLIVAVKDNGQPSLSATCSMYLLISDNLAEVPELKDISYDEKNSKLTSYLIIALVSVSTFFLTFIIIILGVRFCRRRKPRLLFDGAVAIPSAYLPPNYADVDGTGTLRSTYNYDAYLTTGSRTSDFKFVTSYNDNTLPADQTLRKSPSDFAEVFGDCDASPEPLAFCFIVIMGHNRYGDVSYSIPEEMKRGSVIGNIAKDLGLDLDRLSARKARIDTEDNSVKYCGVNLNTGDLTVQERIDREGLCAKKASCVVKQELVLENPLELHRISIRVQDINDNSPQFKEESLKIEIQESADKGERFLLGEAHDGDIGENAVQGYSLQQNDHFKLNVNTKAGGRKYGELILDKELDREDKKEIMLLLTAFDGGSPQRSGTVVIHVSVLDANDNVPVFSQTVYQASLPENSPLDTLVITVSATDGDEGLNSEITYGFDHVSDENSNVFSLHPKTGEVRVAGAIDYEKVSSYEMQISAKDGLGLVSYATLLIDITDINDNAPVIYLKSLTNPIPENVSPGTEVGIINVQDRDSERNRQVRCSIQQNVPFKLVPSIKNYYSLVTTGQLDRELVSDYNVTITATDEGSPPLSSSKTVELSVADINDNPPVFEEQSYSAYVTENNKPGSTLCSVTARDPDWRQNGTVIYSLLPGEVNGAPVSSYLSVNGDTGVIHAVRSFDYEQFRSFKVHVMARDNGSPPLSSNVTVSVFISDVNDNSPQILYPAPEGNSFMTELVPKAAHGGSLVSKVIAVDSDSGQNAWLSYHIVKSTDPGLFTIGLHSGEIRTQRDISESDSMKQNLIVAVKDNGQPSLSATCSMYLLISDNLAEVPELKDISYDEKNSKLTSYLIIALVSVSTFFLTFIIIILGVRFCRRRKPRLLFDGAVAIPSAYLPPNYADVDGTGTLRSTYNYDAYLTTGSRTSDFKFVTSYNDNTLPADQTLRKSPSDFADAFGDSDTSPERHVLQI